In the Syntrophales bacterium genome, one interval contains:
- a CDS encoding type II toxin-antitoxin system PemK/MazF family toxin, which translates to MKTGEIYWVNLDPTIGDEIKKKRPVVILSGGHNKNLKLAIVVPVTAWSSYWEKNPFFVSLEPDPKSGVKKKSVVDCFQIRAVSHKRFAEKIGEISNDEIDQIKRSIALILDIEPKHCEE; encoded by the coding sequence TTGAAAACCGGTGAAATCTATTGGGTAAATCTTGATCCAACTATTGGCGATGAGATCAAAAAGAAACGGCCAGTAGTCATCTTAAGCGGTGGTCATAATAAGAATCTTAAACTTGCAATTGTTGTCCCTGTAACTGCATGGAGTTCCTATTGGGAGAAAAACCCGTTTTTTGTTTCTTTGGAACCTGACCCAAAGAGTGGTGTTAAGAAAAAGTCGGTAGTTGACTGTTTTCAAATTAGAGCCGTTAGCCACAAGAGATTTGCGGAAAAGATCGGGGAAATTTCAAATGATGAGATCGACCAGATAAAAAGGTCAATTGCCCTAATTCTTGACATCGAGCCCAAACACTGCGAGGAGTAA
- a CDS encoding YgiT-type zinc finger protein translates to MKCAACNHDMVKKRGEIDLRIGGKLYLVRNVFYEECPSCGEKVLFPEISEILFKKIKNKEFVEQMINVPVLDGTYG, encoded by the coding sequence ATGAAATGTGCTGCCTGCAATCATGACATGGTAAAAAAAAGGGGGGAGATTGATCTCAGGATTGGGGGAAAACTATATCTTGTGAGAAATGTCTTTTACGAAGAATGTCCCTCTTGTGGGGAAAAGGTTCTCTTTCCGGAAATCAGTGAGATCTTATTTAAAAAGATCAAGAATAAGGAATTTGTTGAGCAGATGATTAATGTACCGGTATTGGACGGAACTTACGGGTAA